In a genomic window of Oncorhynchus keta strain PuntledgeMale-10-30-2019 chromosome 26, Oket_V2, whole genome shotgun sequence:
- the LOC118358913 gene encoding apoptosis regulator BAX-like isoform X1, protein MACVETSDDRVGEVLLKRVMQEQLDEVLSSEVPVVVSAETQELESEQEQKMVLQLAVMIRTIGDAFKENRELDDNSVIDGMAGKMTSKTSYWNLVEKVFEDGQITWERIAVLFYVAGRIAVKVVIAHLPELVKDILKWTLEYFRSKLLDWIQKHGGWMNSFAALARVQVERISSMSARSSGLILVFLGGVIMGSVITWKLARRT, encoded by the exons ATGGCGTGTGTAGAGACATCAG ATGACAGAGTAGGAGAGGTCCTGCTGAAAAG AGTGATGCAGGAGCAGCTGGATGAGGTGTTGTCATCAGAGGTCCCGGTAGTGGTCTCCGCAGAAACCCAGGAATTGGAGAGTGAGCAGGAGCAGAAGATGGTGTTACAGCTGGCTGTGATGATACGTACCATCGGAGACGCCTTCAAGGAGAACAGGGAGCTGGACGA CAACAGTGTGATAGATGGAATGGCGGGGAAAATGACCAGCAAGACCAGCTACTGGAATTTGGTAGAAAAGGTATTTGAGGACGGTCAAATCACCTGGGAGAGAATTGCTGTGCTGTTCTACGTAGCAGGGAGGATAGCTGTCAAG GTGGTGATTGCTCACCTCCCCGAGTTAGTGAAGGACATTCTGAAGTGGACACTGGAGTACTTCAGAAGCAAATTACTGGACTGGATCCAGAAACATGGAGGATGG atGAACAGTTTCGCTGCGCTGGCACGTGTACAGGTGGAGAGGATATCCTCTATGAGCGCCCGGTCCTCAGGGCTCATCCTGGTCTTCCTCGGAGGTGTCATAATGGGTAGTGTTATCACCTGGAAACTGGCCAGGaggacctga
- the LOC118358913 gene encoding apoptosis regulator BAX-like isoform X2, producing MACVETSDDRVGEVLLKRVMQEQLDEVLSSEVPVVVSAETQELESEQEQKMVLQLAVMIRTIGDAFKENRELDDVIDGMAGKMTSKTSYWNLVEKVFEDGQITWERIAVLFYVAGRIAVKVVIAHLPELVKDILKWTLEYFRSKLLDWIQKHGGWMNSFAALARVQVERISSMSARSSGLILVFLGGVIMGSVITWKLARRT from the exons ATGGCGTGTGTAGAGACATCAG ATGACAGAGTAGGAGAGGTCCTGCTGAAAAG AGTGATGCAGGAGCAGCTGGATGAGGTGTTGTCATCAGAGGTCCCGGTAGTGGTCTCCGCAGAAACCCAGGAATTGGAGAGTGAGCAGGAGCAGAAGATGGTGTTACAGCTGGCTGTGATGATACGTACCATCGGAGACGCCTTCAAGGAGAACAGGGAGCTGGACGA TGTGATAGATGGAATGGCGGGGAAAATGACCAGCAAGACCAGCTACTGGAATTTGGTAGAAAAGGTATTTGAGGACGGTCAAATCACCTGGGAGAGAATTGCTGTGCTGTTCTACGTAGCAGGGAGGATAGCTGTCAAG GTGGTGATTGCTCACCTCCCCGAGTTAGTGAAGGACATTCTGAAGTGGACACTGGAGTACTTCAGAAGCAAATTACTGGACTGGATCCAGAAACATGGAGGATGG atGAACAGTTTCGCTGCGCTGGCACGTGTACAGGTGGAGAGGATATCCTCTATGAGCGCCCGGTCCTCAGGGCTCATCCTGGTCTTCCTCGGAGGTGTCATAATGGGTAGTGTTATCACCTGGAAACTGGCCAGGaggacctga